In Metopolophium dirhodum isolate CAU chromosome 9, ASM1992520v1, whole genome shotgun sequence, the genomic window TTTTCATTGTGATTGTGCAGATTAGAAGGGCATACTTTGTGCACTTTTTCCATGTGAATTTTAAATTGGTACCTTCGGAAAAACCGTTTCATACATAAGGTACAAGGGAATCTTGGTTGTACTCCACACTCAAATATGTGTCGACGAAGATTTATTTTTCGATGCTGACCTTTGTAAAACCTCCCACAATTCATTGGACAATGCGCCGGATCGTATGTTGCAGCATCTTCTACATGGCgtaatagtatattttgatCTGAAAACATGCATTGTAACAATTGGTACAGCAACTACAGCTTAAtcttaattaataggtaccaaTAAAAGGTTATATTACGtgggtcatttttttttttaagcaaagcaactatttatatgttttttaaaatgatatgtGATAGGTGATTAaacaagtttttattaataagtaggtacttaaggATAAAAATGGAATCTTAtactataaatgttatatatttaaaaggaaTTTTTCagaaagttgaatattttaacacaatccCATGAATTCCAGATACACAGTTTCacataaattataggtatcagTTTCTATAAATACTTATGCGCAataatgtcataaaaatatCTAACACTCAATAATATGTCTAATGATAATTGTAACTACAGTTTTCTAACAAATTTCCTGTTAACTACCTATGaatgtgtaaaatatgtatagatttaaatgatttaattaatttactaattgtTGCCAGGAGTCAATGAGTGaacatcaacaatataatatgtgttatacgTAGTcacatgaaaaaaaacatactattaattatattgcattatataaaaaagtatgtaagacatattctataaatttagttttaaattttattttattcacatatattcattaatatttctGAATTTGATAAAAAGACATCTTatcaataagtattaaaaagttTACATAGTTGAACAttaagaaaatttgaaaataatatacacataacattataatttataatatatatgtttatacttgtattatatatttatttttggtaactaatataaacaaaactCAAATGAGTAATTACCAAATCTCTTATCTGAAGAAATAATATGGTAActataacaaaatcaaaaattctaaaattattcaacatcaaaataataattttataccacTATTACTTGAATTGAGCTTAAATTCTAAActattatcagtacctatagTTGTTAACTGGAATTCAATTTGTATTCCTATCAAAAtactagaataataatatacagcttCAATTAACAAACAGTGTTAATTTACACTTTttgctatttaatttaaatatatatttgaaatttaaaaaaaaaaacaaaacactaaTTTAAACAGTAAAtcaatactaattaaaaattaattggtaagcaaattataatatattatatacaaattgtatatatggcacttaattaaaagttaacattctttattatgtgattaaagtcaaaatatataatggtcAAAAACTATTATGACATAGTATTGTGATTAgttcctaaaattattttatgaacaacTAGCATATGCATTTTCAAATTTGCTTTCAACGAGAAGCTTTTTGGACAGGCTAGGCATTTGAACTGTGGTGCTACTCCACACTCATATTTCAAGTGCTTCTGCAAGTTGTATTTACGCCACATACCCTTGTAACATCGTCCACAGTTTTTCGGGCAATACACAGGATTTTCATTAGCGTACACATCATTCTTTTTTAACATATAGTCTGaaagtaaaagtaattacaccacaataaaataaaatgttcaaatacagTCAACGAATATAACaacccaaaataatataattcaagcTGGTTTagatattgttaattttttcaatcataCATAAAAAATGGCAAAATctcactttatattatataattatttgttgtgcAGCCAAAACTGAGGCcacaccaataataataattatttaatttctattttggtttaaataatGCAACAGCCAACaaagatttaattataataattaaaaaaaagatttaatatttaagccaaatatgtttataatataatcataactaTTAAcggtatgattattataatatttattttaataatcaatatcaaAACAAGTCTTTCATTAGTGTTCAGTTTTAAGCATatgtttaatatgaaaatattatttataaaacaaacctACTGGGTATCAAACATTCCAGTAATACTAATCAGTATTTCCTGTAAAAGGatgacaataaaaaataactgttattaataaaaagtttgtatcaatgttcaatatttatatttttaattatggagtatacatcatattattatacatgttataaatcttataccagtataatgtttttaaaaataagatgaTATAACAAATCCGTTTAGAGTTTTGAAAATTGGGCGATTAAAAGTAATATACCTGAATAATAACATGTTGAATgtctagaatattatttttggtcaataagaatattaatatatatagttaacataataatagtaaaaactaaacatacaacaaatcaatattctttaaatattaagaactataaataattttgtgaaCAGTTCCCAAATGATATTTCAAATTGCGtacattattgaattttttcatACACATTAGGCAAGTTACAGGTTTTCCACATTCTCTCAGCAGGTGTAATTTAAGATTACCTTTTCGATTTTGTCCTCCAAATTTTCGACCACAATTTTTCGGGCAAATTGAAGGGttgttttttacaattt contains:
- the LOC132952476 gene encoding zinc finger protein 2-like, with the protein product TDTMFWLTKLDQIVKNNPSICPKNCGRKFGGQNRKDYMLKKNDVYANENPVYCPKNCGRCYKDQNILLRHVEDAATYDPAHCPMNCGRFYKGQHRKINLRRHIFECGVQPRFPCTLCMKRFFRRYQFKIHMEKVHKVCPSNLHNHNEK